Proteins from a genomic interval of Quercus lobata isolate SW786 chromosome 11, ValleyOak3.0 Primary Assembly, whole genome shotgun sequence:
- the LOC115967758 gene encoding protein FAR-RED IMPAIRED RESPONSE 1-like isoform X2: MGIDLEQPSGECHKEDSRSSVNVHMVHGGDEVHDRDRLIIKSPNVADKENTGPNVNSRISDSRNKWNAGEDINLNSFKSLEPHDGMEFESKEEAFSFYREYAKSVGFAVVIKASRRSRISGKFIDAKFACTRYGSKRERKADEAMEPDSNIESTMNIPVKRRRGRINLSWSKTDCKACMHVKTRQDGLWIISSFIKEHNHEIFPDQAYYFRGHRNLDLGSSNVDALHAIRARTKKMFATMSRQSGGYKKVDKQKGGIANQLDSGKHLALEEGDAQVMLDHFMYMQDENPNFFYAIDLNEEQWLRNVFWVDAKETKPTYVWLMRAWLRAMGGHAPRVILTDQDEALKEAIAEVFPNSRHCFCLWHILSKIPEKLSYVIRQHENFMAKFNKCIFKSWTNEQFERRWWKMVDRFNLRNDLWFQSLYEEREQWAPTYMKDVFLAGMSTIQRLEGMNCLFDKYMQRKTTLKEFLEHYKVILREKCEEEAKADFETWHKQPGLKSPSPFGKQLATLYTHAIFKKFQNEVLGVVACHPRKESEDGATITFRVQDFEENQDFIVVWNETTSDIACLCRLFEFNGFLCRHVMIVLQMSGVHSIPSQYILKRWTKDAKSRQTTREGSVVESRVQRYNDLCRRAFKLGDEGSLSQETYNIALNALEEALRKCESVNNSIQSLIEPSSPSTHGPQGLEEVNQGNSTSNANRKNSASKKRQVHPEPEVISIGTHDSWPQMGHANLRAPALDCSYESQERMQGMEQLHSRAAALDGYFSTQQLVQGMGQLNSIAPIHDVHYLAQQRLHGMGQLHFRPQTIPSCFDIQDSLQDMDQSNMGPSQLHGMASKHIHQKHLSR, translated from the exons ATGGGGATAGATCTTGAGCAGCCTTCAGGAGAATGCCATAAGGAAGACAGTAGGTCAAGTGTGAATGTTCATATGGTGCATGGTGGTGATGAAGTGCATGATAGAGACAGATTGATCATAAAATCTCCTAATGTAGCTGATAAGGAAAATACAGGACCAAATGTAAATAGTAGAATATCAGATAGTAGAAACAAGTGGAATGCTGGAGAGGATATTAACTTaaattctttcaaaagtttAGAGCCTCATGATGGAATGGAATTTGAATCAAAGGAGGAAGCCTTTTCATTCTATAGAGAATATGCGAAGTCTGTGGGATTTGCTGTTGTAATAAAGGCCAGCCGTCGTTCCAGAATATCCGGAAAATTTATTGATGCGAAATTTGCATGTACTAGATATGGAAGCAAGCGGGAACGTAAAGCAGATGAAGCTATGGAACCTGATTCAAATATAGAAAGCACAATGAACATTCCTGTAAAGAGGAGACGAGGTAGGATTAATCTATCATGGTCAAAAACAGATTGCAAGGCCTGCATGCATGTTAAAACTAGGCAAGATGGTTTATGGATTATCTCTAGTTTCATAAAGGAGCATAATCATGAAATTTTTCCAGATCAAGCCTATTACTTTCGGGGTCATCGGAATTTAGATCTAGGTAGTAGTAATGTTGATGCCTTGCATGCTATTCGGGCAAGAACAAAAAAGATGTTTGCTACAATGTCTAGACAATCTGGTGGCTATAAGAAAGTTGACAAGCAGAAAGGTGGAATCGCAAATCAATTAGATAGTGGAAAGCATCTGGCTTTAGAAGAAGGAGATGCTCAAGTTATGCTTGACCATTTCATGTATATGCAAGATGAGAATCCTAATTTCTTTTATGCGATAGATCTAAATGAAGAGCAGTGGCTGAGAAACGTTTTCTGGGTCGATGCAAAAG AGACTAAACCAACATATGTTTGGTTGATGCGGGCTTGGCTCAGAGCAATGGGTGGACATGCTCCAAGAGTGATACTTACTGACCAAGACGAAGCCTTGAAAGAAGCTATCGCAGAGGTATTTCCCAATTCTCgtcattgtttttgtttgtggcATATACTGAGCAAAATTCCTGAGAAGCTCAGTTATGTAATAAGGCAACATGAAAACTTTATGGCAAAATTTAACAAATGCATTTTTAAGTCTTGGACAAATGAACAGTTTGAAAGGAGATGGTGGAAAATGGTTGATAGATTCAATTTAAGAAATGACTTATGGTTCCAATCTTTGTATGAAGAACGTGAACAATGGGCACCTACATATATGAAAGATGTTTTTTTGGCAGGGATGTCTACAATCCAACGATTGGAAGGAATGAACTGTTTGTTTGACAAATACATGCAAAGGAAAACTACATTGAAGGAGTTCTTAGAACACTATAAAGTGATTCTAAGAGAGAAGTGTGAAGAGGAAGCAAAAGCAGATTTTGAAACTTGGCATAAACAACCAGGATTGAAATCTCCATCACCTTTTGGGAAACAGTTGGCTACTCTATACACACACGCAATatttaagaaatttcaaaatgaagtttTGGGAGTGGTTGCTTGTCATCCAAGGAAAGAAAGTGAAGATGGAGCAACCATAACTTTTAGGGTTCAAGATTTTGAAGAGAATCAAGATTTCATTGTGGTATGGAATGAAACAACATCAGATATAGCTTGTTTGTGTCGTTTATTTGAATTCAATGGTTTCCTTTGTAGGCATGTGATGATTGTTCTTCAAATGTCTGGTGTACATAGCATTCCGTCTCAGTATATATTGAAACGTTGGACAAAGGATGCAAAGAGTAGACAAACAACAAGAGAAGGTTCAGTTGTTGAGTCTAGGGTTCAACGCTACAATGATCTATGTCGACGGGCCTTTAAGTTGGGTGATGAAGGGTCTTTATCTCAAGAGACTTACAATATTGCATTGAATGCACTGGAAGAAGCTTTGAGAAAGTGCGAGAGTGTAAACAACTCAATTCAGAGTTTAATAGAACCAAGCTCACCTTCAACTCATGGTCCTCAAGGCCTTGAAGAAGTAAACCAGGGTAACAGCACTAGCAATGCAAACAGAAAAAATAGTGCATCCAAAAAAAGACAG GTACATCCAGAGCCAGAGGTCATATCAATTGGGACCCATGACAGCTGGCCACAAATG GGACATGCAAATTTACGAGCACCAGCCCTTGATTGTTCTTATGAATCACAAGAGAGAATGCAAGGGATG gAACAACTGCACTCAAGAGCTGCAGCTCTTGATGGCTATTTTAGCACACAACAACTTGTTCAGGGAATG GGACAATTGAACTCTATAGCTCCTATCCACGATGTCCATTACTTAGCTCAACAAAGGTTGCATGGGATG GGGCAGCTACATTTCAGACCACAAACTATTCCTAGTTGTTTTGATATTCAGGATAGTTTGCAAGATATG GACCAGTCTAACATGGGACCTTCACAACTGCATGGCATGGCATCGAAGCATATTCATCAGAAACACCTCTCTCGTTAG
- the LOC115967758 gene encoding protein FAR-RED IMPAIRED RESPONSE 1-like isoform X1, whose product MGIDLEQPSGECHKEDSRSSVNVHMVHGGDEVHDRDRLIIKSPNVADKENTGPNVNSRISDSRNKWNAGEDINLNSFKSLEPHDGMEFESKEEAFSFYREYAKSVGFAVVIKASRRSRISGKFIDAKFACTRYGSKRERKADEAMEPDSNIESTMNIPVKRRRGRINLSWSKTDCKACMHVKTRQDGLWIISSFIKEHNHEIFPDQAYYFRGHRNLDLGSSNVDALHAIRARTKKMFATMSRQSGGYKKVDKQKGGIANQLDSGKHLALEEGDAQVMLDHFMYMQDENPNFFYAIDLNEEQWLRNVFWVDAKGRLDYGSFGDVIFFDTTHIKNEYKLPFAPFIGVNHHFHFLLLGCALLSEETKPTYVWLMRAWLRAMGGHAPRVILTDQDEALKEAIAEVFPNSRHCFCLWHILSKIPEKLSYVIRQHENFMAKFNKCIFKSWTNEQFERRWWKMVDRFNLRNDLWFQSLYEEREQWAPTYMKDVFLAGMSTIQRLEGMNCLFDKYMQRKTTLKEFLEHYKVILREKCEEEAKADFETWHKQPGLKSPSPFGKQLATLYTHAIFKKFQNEVLGVVACHPRKESEDGATITFRVQDFEENQDFIVVWNETTSDIACLCRLFEFNGFLCRHVMIVLQMSGVHSIPSQYILKRWTKDAKSRQTTREGSVVESRVQRYNDLCRRAFKLGDEGSLSQETYNIALNALEEALRKCESVNNSIQSLIEPSSPSTHGPQGLEEVNQGNSTSNANRKNSASKKRQVHPEPEVISIGTHDSWPQMGHANLRAPALDCSYESQERMQGMEQLHSRAAALDGYFSTQQLVQGMGQLNSIAPIHDVHYLAQQRLHGMGQLHFRPQTIPSCFDIQDSLQDMDQSNMGPSQLHGMASKHIHQKHLSR is encoded by the exons ATGGGGATAGATCTTGAGCAGCCTTCAGGAGAATGCCATAAGGAAGACAGTAGGTCAAGTGTGAATGTTCATATGGTGCATGGTGGTGATGAAGTGCATGATAGAGACAGATTGATCATAAAATCTCCTAATGTAGCTGATAAGGAAAATACAGGACCAAATGTAAATAGTAGAATATCAGATAGTAGAAACAAGTGGAATGCTGGAGAGGATATTAACTTaaattctttcaaaagtttAGAGCCTCATGATGGAATGGAATTTGAATCAAAGGAGGAAGCCTTTTCATTCTATAGAGAATATGCGAAGTCTGTGGGATTTGCTGTTGTAATAAAGGCCAGCCGTCGTTCCAGAATATCCGGAAAATTTATTGATGCGAAATTTGCATGTACTAGATATGGAAGCAAGCGGGAACGTAAAGCAGATGAAGCTATGGAACCTGATTCAAATATAGAAAGCACAATGAACATTCCTGTAAAGAGGAGACGAGGTAGGATTAATCTATCATGGTCAAAAACAGATTGCAAGGCCTGCATGCATGTTAAAACTAGGCAAGATGGTTTATGGATTATCTCTAGTTTCATAAAGGAGCATAATCATGAAATTTTTCCAGATCAAGCCTATTACTTTCGGGGTCATCGGAATTTAGATCTAGGTAGTAGTAATGTTGATGCCTTGCATGCTATTCGGGCAAGAACAAAAAAGATGTTTGCTACAATGTCTAGACAATCTGGTGGCTATAAGAAAGTTGACAAGCAGAAAGGTGGAATCGCAAATCAATTAGATAGTGGAAAGCATCTGGCTTTAGAAGAAGGAGATGCTCAAGTTATGCTTGACCATTTCATGTATATGCAAGATGAGAATCCTAATTTCTTTTATGCGATAGATCTAAATGAAGAGCAGTGGCTGAGAAACGTTTTCTGGGTCGATGCAAAAGGTAGGCTTGATTATGGAAGTTTTGgcgatgtaattttttttgacacCACACATATCAAGAATGAATATAAATTGCCGTTTGCTCCCTTTATTGGTGTGAACCATCATTTTCATTTCCTTTTGCTTGGATGTGCATTGTTGTCTGAAGAGACTAAACCAACATATGTTTGGTTGATGCGGGCTTGGCTCAGAGCAATGGGTGGACATGCTCCAAGAGTGATACTTACTGACCAAGACGAAGCCTTGAAAGAAGCTATCGCAGAGGTATTTCCCAATTCTCgtcattgtttttgtttgtggcATATACTGAGCAAAATTCCTGAGAAGCTCAGTTATGTAATAAGGCAACATGAAAACTTTATGGCAAAATTTAACAAATGCATTTTTAAGTCTTGGACAAATGAACAGTTTGAAAGGAGATGGTGGAAAATGGTTGATAGATTCAATTTAAGAAATGACTTATGGTTCCAATCTTTGTATGAAGAACGTGAACAATGGGCACCTACATATATGAAAGATGTTTTTTTGGCAGGGATGTCTACAATCCAACGATTGGAAGGAATGAACTGTTTGTTTGACAAATACATGCAAAGGAAAACTACATTGAAGGAGTTCTTAGAACACTATAAAGTGATTCTAAGAGAGAAGTGTGAAGAGGAAGCAAAAGCAGATTTTGAAACTTGGCATAAACAACCAGGATTGAAATCTCCATCACCTTTTGGGAAACAGTTGGCTACTCTATACACACACGCAATatttaagaaatttcaaaatgaagtttTGGGAGTGGTTGCTTGTCATCCAAGGAAAGAAAGTGAAGATGGAGCAACCATAACTTTTAGGGTTCAAGATTTTGAAGAGAATCAAGATTTCATTGTGGTATGGAATGAAACAACATCAGATATAGCTTGTTTGTGTCGTTTATTTGAATTCAATGGTTTCCTTTGTAGGCATGTGATGATTGTTCTTCAAATGTCTGGTGTACATAGCATTCCGTCTCAGTATATATTGAAACGTTGGACAAAGGATGCAAAGAGTAGACAAACAACAAGAGAAGGTTCAGTTGTTGAGTCTAGGGTTCAACGCTACAATGATCTATGTCGACGGGCCTTTAAGTTGGGTGATGAAGGGTCTTTATCTCAAGAGACTTACAATATTGCATTGAATGCACTGGAAGAAGCTTTGAGAAAGTGCGAGAGTGTAAACAACTCAATTCAGAGTTTAATAGAACCAAGCTCACCTTCAACTCATGGTCCTCAAGGCCTTGAAGAAGTAAACCAGGGTAACAGCACTAGCAATGCAAACAGAAAAAATAGTGCATCCAAAAAAAGACAG GTACATCCAGAGCCAGAGGTCATATCAATTGGGACCCATGACAGCTGGCCACAAATG GGACATGCAAATTTACGAGCACCAGCCCTTGATTGTTCTTATGAATCACAAGAGAGAATGCAAGGGATG gAACAACTGCACTCAAGAGCTGCAGCTCTTGATGGCTATTTTAGCACACAACAACTTGTTCAGGGAATG GGACAATTGAACTCTATAGCTCCTATCCACGATGTCCATTACTTAGCTCAACAAAGGTTGCATGGGATG GGGCAGCTACATTTCAGACCACAAACTATTCCTAGTTGTTTTGATATTCAGGATAGTTTGCAAGATATG GACCAGTCTAACATGGGACCTTCACAACTGCATGGCATGGCATCGAAGCATATTCATCAGAAACACCTCTCTCGTTAG